The stretch of DNA GCGTCGCCAGCAATTAAAAGCGATTTAATAACTGCTAAAAAAACTGAATCTGGTTGCCATTCCAAGGATAAAAAATCAGCAATTTGAAAGCGTTTTTCTTTAATCTGTTTTACAGACCAAGATAGTGAGGGTTTTTGAGATAATTTAATATTATTAGGCAATCCAAGAGCTTTGATTCCATATTTGAGTAATTGTTTAAAATGACGATTGAATTGTTGTTTACCATCAACTACATCAAGAACATAAAGAAATAATCGATCGTCTCCAGAGAAGCGAATTTCTCCTAATTCATCAGTACATTTTCCACTTCTCCCCCCCAGTTTGAGATGATGCCCTCCTGCTGCTGCTAAAGCTGTTAAAAAATCTCCTTCGCCTTGTTCTAACCATTCGCGAAACTCCCAAGCGAGTAAAACTGAAGCTACTTCATGACGAATGATTTGAGGATGATCGGGTAAAAATCTTTTTGGATGAGCATCTTTAATATTGGCGCGTACAACTCCTTGAAAATGTTCGTTAGCTTTGCCCCAATCATGAAGATAAGCTGCTAAACACGCTGTTGACTTTAGTTCGGATAAATTACATTGAAGTCCAAATTGAGAAATCAAGCGATCTCCCAATACATCAACTAAAGTAGAGACGGCATTAACCACGTCTGCGGTATGCCCCACTAAACTATAAGAACCCTTCCATTTACCAGGCTCAAAAGATTTGGCTAGTAATAAATCTGGCTTTAAAACAGGTGCTTGTTTCATTAAGCAACCTCCGAACTTGGATAAAACCAGCCACAACCAAAGTGCTTTCTACCGCCCAAACCATAGCACTGCAATTTGAGTGAATCTTCATCATTCAAGTTCTCTACAACCACGCCAAAACCCATCACATTTTTGTTTTTTATTTTCAGCGATCGCAAAGCCAAGTCACCATCGCAATTGCTATCGATAAAAGCTTTTCCTTTAATTTCCAAACTTAATAATGATTTTTGGCAAGATTCTAAGAAATAAACAGGTGCATCATGTATATCCCATTTTTCTAAGTGAAAAGTAACTAATCTGGCTTTTAGGGTTTGACTTGGTTCTAGTAAACACAATCTAGGCTGAACTAGACGAATTAAATGTCCTCTAATATCCAATACCTGATTCTGAAACAGACGATACCATTGTGAAGCTTGTTCTGATGGACATCTCAGTCGCAGACGAGACGAACGATTGAGATAAATTAATCCTTGTCGGTCTGGTACTCCAGGAATAGTAGATAAAATTACTTCAGGTGGAAAATCTCTCGTTCTCTCTTCTTCTAGGATTATTTGGCTTGAGTTTTCCAAGACTATATTTTTTAAAGCAGAATAAAGAGAATAACCATGATCTGCTGGTAATGTTTTACCTTTTAAAGCAAATTGAATTTCCAAAAAATTCATTGTTTAACTCCTTTTCAAATTATTAATAATTACTTTTAACTGCTCAATTAAAGTAGGTAAATTGTCTTGGACAACTTGCCAAACAATATCTAGATCGATATCTCCATAAGCATGAATTAAACGATTTCGCATACTTACAATTGCACTCCAGGGAATCTCTGGATATTTTTGACATTCTTCTCTGGGAATTTTATTAGCAGCTTCTCCAATAATTTCCAGAAGACGCACCACTGCAAGATTTAACAAACGCTCATTATCCAAATCCTGACGAGTTTTCCCCTTAGTGATGTCAACTGCTTCTTGGGCATAGCGCAGCATATCCTCTAATCTGGCTAGAGTTCTAGGATTTGACATATTGAACTGCTGCTTCCTGCTGTACTTTTTCGCGAATTTTGGGGCTCAAAAATCCTGGGGTATTCAAATCCACTTTTCGCCCGAAAATCTGAGTTAATTCCGCCTCCATCTCGAAAAAAGCTAATCCAGGAATTCGATCTGGTTCAAATTCGACTAAAACATCAATATCACTTTCTGCTTTAAAGTCATCCCTTAAAACAGAACCAAACAATGCCAACTTGACAATGTGATTACGTTGGCAAAATTCATCTAACTGCTTTTGAGGAATATTAATTTTTACTTGTTGACTCATGTTTAAAAACACCTTAATCAATCGTTTGCTAAATAATTACAATTCATCGCTTCTATTTCTCTCTGCACCATCTCCACCAATTCAGGGGGATTTTTAACAACTGCACCTTTGCCGTAACCCAACACCCATCGCTTGATATCGTTCAAACCGCTAACATACATCTGCAAAGTCAACGAACCGTCACCGTGTTCTGATAATTCTTGAGATGGATGCCAGCGTCGTTCGCGAATAAAGGGAGCAGTAACCCTATCGAACCAAATTTCTACAAGTTGGGGAACTCCACCAACCTCGTGCTGAAAGATCATGGATAGATGACCCCTAGCATCAAAATTTGGGTCTTGAATAAACTTTTCGTCTAATACCTTTAGACTCCGAATTCGGTCAATGCGAAACCAGCGCATCTCGTGTCTTTTATGGCAGTAGCCAATTACATAGGGATTAGTTCCTCGATAGATATGCAGTAAATAGGGATCGAGTTTACGCTCGCTCGGTGCATTACGACTGGCAGTAAAATATTCCATCCAAACCGATTTTGACTTCTTGCAAGCTCGTTCTAAATCGTGCCAGATTTCAGGGTCGAGGTTAATGGATGCTCCAGCGCGAAATAATATTCTTTCGTCGGCTACTTGTTGTAAATCTATCCAAGTTGCTTCAGGTAAACGCTCACTCAAACGAGCGATCGCTGAACGCAATTCTTCGACATAAGCACTGCCAGCATAGGCTTCTAGCATCCTCGCTCCTAAAGTCAGGGCAAATAATTCTCCCTGAGATAGAGAAATACTGGGTAATCGCCAGTTCTGGTCGCTATAGTGCCATCCCCTTTCTTTTTGATATTCGAGTGGAGCTAATAAACGATCGCGTAAAAAAGCCAGATCGTTACGAATAGTGCGATCGCTAACTTCTGTGGCGACTGCCAGACTGCGATGGGTCTGACGAATGCCAGAACGAAGCAAAGCATCAATTTGAAGTAACCTTTCTAGATGACGGGACACAGGGCAAAGAAGCAAGATGACAAAGTTCGTCCATCATAAACAAACTACCTGGCAAAAACGCTTCCACCCTGAAATCAAAATTTATTTATCTTACTCTTTTTTTTAAAATCATTAACTTTATTCTTCATACTCAAAATAAAAATTTAGCTAGCATTAGCAATTACTGTCTCACTAGTCAATAATTTAACTGCGGTTTGATATTGCACATCCACATCTGTACCAATTTGACTATAATTAATTGGTTCTTGATTAACTGTTTGGTCTGGTGTAATACCTAATTTATTAATATCTCTATGACTAGGAGTTTCGTACTTAGCTACAGTTACTGCCAAACCAGCACCATCAGGTAATTCAAACAAAGATTGAATTAATCCTTTACCAAAAGTTTTTTCTCCTACCAATAAAGCTCTACCATTATCTTGTAATGCACCTGCTAAAATTTCACTAGCACTAGCTGTGCCTTGATTAACTAAAACAATTAGCGGATCTTCAGTAAGAGCTTTGCCATTAGATTCAAAACTTCCTAGAGTGCCTTGACGATTAACAGTGTAAACAATCGTCTGATTTTCTAGCCACAAACGAGCAATTTCAACTCCAGCTTGTAATAAACCGCCAGGATTGTTTCTTAAATCTAAAATATAAGCTTGCGCTCCTTGTTGCTCTAATTGATTGATACCACGAGCAATTTCTTGAGCAGCATTGGCACTAAATTGATTGAGACGAACGTAACCAATAGGCAACTCGTGAGTAGTATCAAGAGTATAATATACAGGATTAAGAGCAATGCGATCGCGAATTAAATTAATAATTTTATGCTCGTCAGTATCTGGTGATTGAATTTTGAGAGAAACTTGAGTCCCAATTTTTCCCCGCATTTTTGCTGCTGCTTCATCTAAACTCAGAGTAGTAGTACTCACTCCATCAATTTCTAAAATATGATCTTTGGGTTTGATTCCTGCTGCTTCGGCAGGAGAACCTGCTAAAGGTGTAACTACCTCAATTAATCCTGTTTCTGAGTCTACATTGATTTGTAATCCTACTCCAGATAACTCTCCAGAAGTATTTACCTGTAAACTATGATATTGTTCTGGTCTAAGTAGACGAGTAAAAGGATCGTCTAAGCTGGCTAGCATTTCGTCAATCGCATTATAAGTTTGCTCGCGGTTTTGAAGCGGTTTTTTAATCAACTTTTGCCTTAAATACCACCAATTTTGATGATTGAAAGTTTCATCAACATAAGATTGATTGACAATTCGCCACGATTGCAGTAACAATTTTTGTTCTTCGGTAAAAGCTGCTGCTTCAGGAGTAAACCAAACTAAAGAAGATGCTGTCCACAGGACACTCAAAAGAGTAACCCAAAAAAATTTCTTGAGCATGAGATAGTTCGTAAATTCTTTTTTTGTTTGTTATTAGTTTAATTTAGACTTTATTTTACTAATTGTTACAAATGATCGTAGAAGTAAAAATAAATACGATTTAAATAAAACAAGGTTTTGCTTGGCAAGTGATAAGTTGTACCAGCAAAGATAGTAAAATCTACACTTAGCTAGCAACACCATAGCTTAAAGCTATGTTACATTTTTTAAAGGAATCATCCCCACCAGTATCTTTTACTAGGCGGGTAAGCACCAAAAAAATCCAATCTAGTGCGCCTAAATTAACCACTCAACTCTGACACTTGTCTAGCTGAAGGTTAAGAAAAAAGGACAAGACATTGCTCTCTATGAAATGTCCTTAAATAAGGTAAACCTATCCATAACTATTTTTAGCTAATTTTTGGCTTCATGTTTTCTAAACAAGTAACTGATTCAAAAGTTTATCAATGGTTTGACGAACGTCTCGAAGTTCAGGCACTTTCGGACGACGTTACCAGTAAATACGTTCCTCCTCATGTCAACATTTTTTATTGCTTAGGTGGAATTACTTTAGTTTGTTTCTTAATCCAGTTTGCGACTGGATTTTGCATGACTTTTTATTATAAACCTACTGTTACTGACGCTTTTGCTTCAGTTGAATACATCATGAACGAAGTTAACTTTGGTTGGCTCATTCGTTCTGTCCATCGCTGGTCGGCTAGCATGATGGTATTAATGATGATTCTTCATGTTTTCCGCGTCTATCTAACTGGTGGGTTTAAAAAACCCCGCGAATTAACTTGGATTGCTGGCGTAATTATGGCAGTAATTACTGTTACTTTTGGCGTTACTGGTTACTCTCTTCCTTGGGACCAAGTAGGTTACTGGGCAGTCAAAATCGTTTCTGGTGTACCTGCTGCTATTCCCGTTGTGGGAGATCAAATGGTTGAACTGTTACGCGGTGGTGCAAGCGTTGGTCAAGCAACTTTAACTCGTTTCTACAGCTTGCATACTTTTGTTTTGCCTTGGTTGATGGCAGTGTTTATGTTGCTACACTTCTTAATGATCCGTAAACAAGGTATTTCTGGTCCTTTGTAAATTAATTCTTAACTCGACGACGGGCGTTTCTGCTTGTCGTCTTAAATTATTGAAGGACAATTAACAACAATTGAGATAAGCAGTTCACAATTTCTAATCAGCAACAGCAATTATTCTGGTAATATCACCTGCTGATTCTAGTTAGATTGAAGGAGAAAATAATGTCGACATTAAAAAAACCAGACTTGAGCGATCCCGTATTACGCGCTAAGTTGGCTAAAGGCATGGGTCACAACTATTATGGTGAACCTGCTTGGCCTAACGATTTGTTATACATCTTCCCTGTAGTTATTTTGGGTACAGGAGCATTAATAGTAGGTTTGTCTGTACTCGATCCTGCTTTGATCGGTGAACCAGCAGATCCTTTTGCGACTCCTTTAGAAATTTTACCTGAATGGTATCTTTATCCCGTTTTCCAAATTCTACGCATTCTGCCTAACAAACTTTTGGGTATCGCTTGTCAAGCAGCAGTACCTTTAGGTTTAATCTTAATTCCTTTCATTGAAAACGTTAACAAGTTCCAAAATCCTTTTCGTCGTCCTGTAGCTACTACTGTATTCTTGTTTGGTACTATAGTAACTCTTTGGCTCGGAATTGGTGCTACTTTCCCAATCGACAAGTCTTTAACTTTAGGCTTGTTCTAATTTTTTTATCAGCAAATTTCATTTGAATTGGGAACGCTTGCGAATACTTTTATTTTGTTTCTTGGAATTGGAATGAGATAAAAGCGATCGCAGGCGTTTTTTGTTTTTTTATGAGAAGATTGACAAAAACAAAATCAACCAAATATTTTCTTTTTACAAACAGTCTCTTAAGCAAGCAAGATATAATAATTTTGCAAACTTCCGTAAACCAAACTTTGAATGTCCGTAGAAATTCAAACTGAAATAGAACAAGCTGTAAATAGCCGTCGTAACTTTGCTATTATTTCTCACCCAGACGCGGGCAAAACAACCCTGACAGAAAAATTGTTGCTTTACGGAGGTGCAATTCATGAAGCAGGGGCTGTTAAAGCACGACGGGCGCAGCGTAAGGCTACTTCAGACTGGATGGAAATGGAACAACAAAGAGGTATTTCGATTACCTCGACAGTGTTGCAGTTTCTCTACAAAGACTTTCAAATTAACCTCCTTGATACTCCCGGACACCAGGATTTTAGTGAAGATACCTATCGCACTTTAGCTGCTGCCGATAATGCAGTGATGTTGATTGATGCTGCTAAAGGGTTAGAACCGCAAACACGCAAATTATTTGAAGTTTGTCAAATGCGATCGCTTCCTATTTTCACTTTTGTGAATAAGTTAGACCGTCCTGGACGAGAAGGTTTAGAATTACTCGATGAAATTGAACAAGAATTAGGATTACAAACTTACCCAGTCAATTGGCCTATCGGTATGGGCGATCGCTTTAAAGGAGTGTTTGATCGTCGTCAACAACAAATCCATTTATTTGAACGGCGCGCTCATGGTTCTCAAACAGCAGGAGAGACAGTAATCGATCTAGGCGATCCTAAAATTGAAGAATTTTTAGAACAGGATTTATACTATCAACTCAAAGAAGAATTAGAAATTCTCAACGAAATTGGTTCTGAGTTTGACCTCGAAAAAGTTCATGCAGGGAAAATGACTCCCGTTTTCTTTGGTAGTGCCATGACTAATTTTGGCGTGCAATTATTCCTCAACTCTTTTTTAGAATACGCTCTCAAACCAGAAGGAAGAAAATCTTCAGTCGGAACAATCGAACCAACTTATTCAGAATTTACAGGATTTGTCTTTAAGTTACAAGCCAACATGGATCCCAAACATCGTGATCGAGTAGCTTTTATTCGAGTGTGTACGGGAAAATTTGAGAAAGACATGACAGTCAAACACGCTCGTACAGGAAAAATTGTTCGTCTATCTCGTCCCCAAAAACTTTTTGCTCAAGGCAGAGAATCCCTTGAAGTAGCTTATCCAGGAGATGTAATTGGCTTAAATAATCCTGGAGTATTCGCGATCGGTGATACCATTTATAATGGTCAAAAGCTCGAATACGAAGGCATACCTTATTTTTCTCCTGAAATCTTCGCCTATCTCAAAAATCCTAATCCTTCCAAGTTCAAACAATTTCAAAAAGGCATTACCGAATTACAAGAAGAAGGAGCAATTCAGGTAATGTATTCTACCGATGACTTTAAACGTGACCCTATTCTTGCTGCTGTAGGTCAACTTCAATTTGAAGTAGTTCAATTCCGCTTACAAAACGAATACAATGTTGAAACTACTCTAGAACCTTTACCCTATAGTGTTGCTCGTTGGGTAGCTGCCGGTTGGACAGCTTTAGAAAAAGCAGGCAGATTATTTAATACTCTAGTAGTTAAAGACAGTTTTGGCAGACCTGTACTGTTATTTAAAAACGAATGGAACTTACAACAAATTAAAGAAGACCATCCAGAATTAAAACTTAATTCTACTGCTCCTGTAGGTTCAGGAATTCAACCAGATTAAATCTTAAAAATTTACTAGTAATTCTTAAGCATCTTACGCCTAGAAACTAGTTATCGCTAGGCGTTAATTACTTTAATTTTATAACTGTAAAAACCAAAAATTGTAATTTGTTTAACACAAATAACTCATTTTTAATTTAAAGTTTACAAAAAATTAACTTGTTTTAAAGTATGCTGAAGTTCGAGCTTTTTTGTTTTTGAATTTCTAAAATCTATGTTTGACTGCATTATCGTTGGTGCTGGACCTGCCGGAGCTACAGCAGCTTATCACTTGGCAAAAAAAGGGCATTCGGTATTAGTCCTAGAAAAATCTTCTTTTCCTCGTTACAAACCTTGTGGCGGAGGTGTATCTCCCGCAGTTGCTAATTGGTTTGATTTCGATTTTGCACCCGTTATTAAAAATACTGTCTCTAAAGTCAAATATACCTGGCAATTAGACGATCCGATGGAAGTAGAACTCAAAGATGTTACTCCCATGTGGATGGTAAGACGAGATGAATTTGATAACTTTTTAATGCAAAAAGCAATTGAACAAGGAGTTCAGTTAAAAGATAATACTGAAGTCAATGGCATAAAATCTCAAGGTGATAACTGGCAAGTAAGTACTAATAAT from Stanieria cyanosphaera PCC 7437 encodes:
- the cas6 gene encoding type I-MYXAN CRISPR-associated protein Cas6/Cmx6 yields the protein MNFLEIQFALKGKTLPADHGYSLYSALKNIVLENSSQIILEEERTRDFPPEVILSTIPGVPDRQGLIYLNRSSRLRLRCPSEQASQWYRLFQNQVLDIRGHLIRLVQPRLCLLEPSQTLKARLVTFHLEKWDIHDAPVYFLESCQKSLLSLEIKGKAFIDSNCDGDLALRSLKIKNKNVMGFGVVVENLNDEDSLKLQCYGLGGRKHFGCGWFYPSSEVA
- a CDS encoding HepT-like ribonuclease domain-containing protein, which translates into the protein MSNPRTLARLEDMLRYAQEAVDITKGKTRQDLDNERLLNLAVVRLLEIIGEAANKIPREECQKYPEIPWSAIVSMRNRLIHAYGDIDLDIVWQVVQDNLPTLIEQLKVIINNLKRS
- a CDS encoding nucleotidyltransferase family protein, whose protein sequence is MSQQVKINIPQKQLDEFCQRNHIVKLALFGSVLRDDFKAESDIDVLVEFEPDRIPGLAFFEMEAELTQIFGRKVDLNTPGFLSPKIREKVQQEAAVQYVKS
- a CDS encoding helix-turn-helix transcriptional regulator, translated to MSRHLERLLQIDALLRSGIRQTHRSLAVATEVSDRTIRNDLAFLRDRLLAPLEYQKERGWHYSDQNWRLPSISLSQGELFALTLGARMLEAYAGSAYVEELRSAIARLSERLPEATWIDLQQVADERILFRAGASINLDPEIWHDLERACKKSKSVWMEYFTASRNAPSERKLDPYLLHIYRGTNPYVIGYCHKRHEMRWFRIDRIRSLKVLDEKFIQDPNFDARGHLSMIFQHEVGGVPQLVEIWFDRVTAPFIRERRWHPSQELSEHGDGSLTLQMYVSGLNDIKRWVLGYGKGAVVKNPPELVEMVQREIEAMNCNYLAND
- the ctpA gene encoding carboxyl-terminal processing protease CtpA, which gives rise to MLKKFFWVTLLSVLWTASSLVWFTPEAAAFTEEQKLLLQSWRIVNQSYVDETFNHQNWWYLRQKLIKKPLQNREQTYNAIDEMLASLDDPFTRLLRPEQYHSLQVNTSGELSGVGLQINVDSETGLIEVVTPLAGSPAEAAGIKPKDHILEIDGVSTTTLSLDEAAAKMRGKIGTQVSLKIQSPDTDEHKIINLIRDRIALNPVYYTLDTTHELPIGYVRLNQFSANAAQEIARGINQLEQQGAQAYILDLRNNPGGLLQAGVEIARLWLENQTIVYTVNRQGTLGSFESNGKALTEDPLIVLVNQGTASASEILAGALQDNGRALLVGEKTFGKGLIQSLFELPDGAGLAVTVAKYETPSHRDINKLGITPDQTVNQEPINYSQIGTDVDVQYQTAVKLLTSETVIANAS
- the petB gene encoding cytochrome b6 — protein: MFSKQVTDSKVYQWFDERLEVQALSDDVTSKYVPPHVNIFYCLGGITLVCFLIQFATGFCMTFYYKPTVTDAFASVEYIMNEVNFGWLIRSVHRWSASMMVLMMILHVFRVYLTGGFKKPRELTWIAGVIMAVITVTFGVTGYSLPWDQVGYWAVKIVSGVPAAIPVVGDQMVELLRGGASVGQATLTRFYSLHTFVLPWLMAVFMLLHFLMIRKQGISGPL
- the petD gene encoding cytochrome b6-f complex subunit IV translates to MSTLKKPDLSDPVLRAKLAKGMGHNYYGEPAWPNDLLYIFPVVILGTGALIVGLSVLDPALIGEPADPFATPLEILPEWYLYPVFQILRILPNKLLGIACQAAVPLGLILIPFIENVNKFQNPFRRPVATTVFLFGTIVTLWLGIGATFPIDKSLTLGLF
- the prfC gene encoding peptide chain release factor 3 — translated: MSVEIQTEIEQAVNSRRNFAIISHPDAGKTTLTEKLLLYGGAIHEAGAVKARRAQRKATSDWMEMEQQRGISITSTVLQFLYKDFQINLLDTPGHQDFSEDTYRTLAAADNAVMLIDAAKGLEPQTRKLFEVCQMRSLPIFTFVNKLDRPGREGLELLDEIEQELGLQTYPVNWPIGMGDRFKGVFDRRQQQIHLFERRAHGSQTAGETVIDLGDPKIEEFLEQDLYYQLKEELEILNEIGSEFDLEKVHAGKMTPVFFGSAMTNFGVQLFLNSFLEYALKPEGRKSSVGTIEPTYSEFTGFVFKLQANMDPKHRDRVAFIRVCTGKFEKDMTVKHARTGKIVRLSRPQKLFAQGRESLEVAYPGDVIGLNNPGVFAIGDTIYNGQKLEYEGIPYFSPEIFAYLKNPNPSKFKQFQKGITELQEEGAIQVMYSTDDFKRDPILAAVGQLQFEVVQFRLQNEYNVETTLEPLPYSVARWVAAGWTALEKAGRLFNTLVVKDSFGRPVLLFKNEWNLQQIKEDHPELKLNSTAPVGSGIQPD